From one Novosphingobium sp. genomic stretch:
- a CDS encoding DHA2 family efflux MFS transporter permease subunit: MTGWLKGIGQDWAHDPQGMPTPRKFLILAVMAFGQFMALFDIQIVSASLRDVQAGLAAGPDEISWVQTAYLMAELVMIPLSGYLAHAMSTRWAFTFSAASFTFFSLMCGLSWDMGSMIAFRAAQGFTGGTMVSLVFATAFTIFTGKQRAMIPAILGAVSVLAPTLGPSAGGAITDWLDWRWLFFINVLPGIVVTVLSSQVIRVDRAQPALFARIDWSHLIAMAVFLAGLEYVLEEGPRHDWFGDQTIAMAGWCSLVGFVLFLERSFFSPNPLVKLSPFRRPTFAFACVFNLVLGVGMYSAVYLVPVYLGQVRGFDSLQIGETVIVVGLAQMLSVVVAASLSQRLDARIMITVGLSCFALSLWLSSNMTNNWGFWELAPSQALRGFAMMLCIVPSVTMALAGFQPAELKYASGLFNLMRNLGGAIGIAVVNTLLQDHTRIDSLRLGEAMAHGAAPINDTIAAMAGRMGAIAPDPHQALLSAQGLFARVAGREALTLAFNDVFRLLAWMFIGALVMVPFCRPPANAAPPPPDAAH, encoded by the coding sequence ATGACAGGCTGGCTGAAAGGAATCGGGCAGGATTGGGCGCATGACCCGCAGGGCATGCCCACGCCGCGCAAATTCCTGATTCTGGCCGTGATGGCCTTCGGGCAGTTCATGGCCCTGTTCGACATTCAGATCGTTTCGGCCTCGCTGCGCGATGTGCAGGCGGGGCTGGCCGCCGGGCCGGACGAGATCAGTTGGGTGCAGACCGCCTATCTGATGGCCGAACTGGTGATGATCCCGCTCTCGGGCTATCTGGCCCATGCGATGTCGACGCGCTGGGCCTTCACCTTCTCGGCGGCCAGCTTCACCTTTTTCAGCCTGATGTGCGGTTTGAGCTGGGACATGGGCTCGATGATCGCCTTTCGCGCGGCGCAGGGCTTTACCGGGGGCACGATGGTCTCGCTGGTGTTTGCCACCGCCTTCACCATCTTCACCGGCAAGCAGCGCGCGATGATCCCGGCGATCCTCGGCGCGGTCAGCGTGCTGGCCCCCACGCTGGGCCCCAGCGCGGGCGGGGCGATCACCGACTGGCTCGACTGGCGCTGGCTGTTCTTCATCAATGTGCTGCCGGGCATCGTGGTGACGGTTTTGTCATCGCAGGTGATCCGCGTCGACCGCGCCCAGCCCGCACTCTTCGCCCGCATCGACTGGAGCCATCTGATCGCTATGGCCGTCTTTCTGGCGGGCCTCGAATATGTGCTGGAGGAAGGCCCGCGCCATGACTGGTTCGGCGACCAGACCATCGCCATGGCGGGCTGGTGCTCGCTGGTGGGGTTTGTGCTCTTTCTGGAGCGGTCCTTCTTCTCGCCCAATCCGCTGGTGAAGCTCTCCCCCTTTCGCCGGCCCACATTCGCCTTTGCCTGCGTTTTCAATCTGGTGCTGGGGGTGGGCATGTATTCGGCGGTCTATCTGGTGCCGGTCTATCTGGGGCAGGTGAGGGGCTTCGACTCGCTGCAGATCGGTGAGACGGTGATCGTGGTGGGGCTGGCGCAGATGCTCAGCGTGGTGGTGGCCGCCTCGCTCAGCCAGAGGCTGGACGCGCGGATCATGATCACCGTGGGGCTGAGCTGCTTTGCCCTCAGCCTGTGGCTGTCCTCGAACATGACCAACAATTGGGGCTTTTGGGAGCTGGCGCCCAGTCAGGCCTTGCGCGGCTTTGCGATGATGCTGTGCATCGTGCCCAGCGTGACCATGGCGCTGGCCGGGTTCCAGCCTGCCGAACTCAAATATGCCTCGGGCCTGTTCAATCTGATGCGCAATCTGGGCGGGGCCATCGGCATCGCCGTGGTCAACACGCTGCTGCAGGATCACACGCGCATCGACAGCCTGCGCCTTGGCGAGGCCATGGCCCATGGCGCCGCCCCCATCAACGACACCATCGCCGCCATGGCCGGGCGGATGGGCGCGATTGCCCCGGATCCGCATCAGGCGCTGCTTTCCGCTCAGGGCCTGTTCGCCCGTGTGGCGGGGCGCGAGGCGCTGACTCTGGCCTTCAACGATGTGTTCCGCCTGCTGGCCTGGATGTTCATCGGCGCGCTGGTGATGGTGCCCTTCTGCCGCCCGCCCGCCAACGCCGCCCCGCCGCCGCCCGATGCGGCGCATTGA
- a CDS encoding HlyD family secretion protein: protein MSEAVQSPAMARQAQGEPFDQAPESTRRGPGQRTVIASAVALAAALAGIGWIAMSPSTESTDDAYVAADSTSVAPKVRGLVSAVLVRDNQAVHAGDPLVRIDPEEFDARLAAAQASLADARANVASARAALVSLGAEQQLDAAQVTAARTQIRSSTAEAERADTDRRRYDTLVATGAVARRDADTYRTTAVSAEQAAARSAALLAVAQRSSGVTSAKRPGLQAALDKALAGQQQAQAALDLARQDQGHTLIRAALDGTVGNRQVRVGDYVQPGSRLLTLVPMNALYVTANFKETQMRHMRVGQSVTIAVDALGHGLKGTVESIAPGSGSSFSLLPFEPGTGNFTKIVQRVPVRIRFDASQAGADLLRPGLSVTAKVRVGE, encoded by the coding sequence ATGAGTGAAGCGGTACAGAGCCCGGCGATGGCCCGGCAGGCACAGGGCGAACCCTTTGATCAGGCGCCCGAATCCACCCGGCGCGGCCCCGGCCAGCGCACGGTGATCGCATCGGCCGTGGCGTTGGCGGCGGCTCTGGCGGGGATCGGCTGGATCGCCATGAGCCCCTCCACCGAATCGACCGACGATGCCTATGTCGCCGCCGACTCGACCTCTGTGGCGCCCAAGGTGCGCGGGCTGGTCTCGGCGGTGCTGGTGCGTGACAATCAGGCGGTGCATGCGGGCGATCCGCTGGTCCGCATCGATCCCGAGGAGTTCGACGCCAGGCTGGCGGCGGCGCAGGCCAGTCTTGCCGATGCCAGGGCCAATGTCGCCTCGGCCCGCGCCGCGCTGGTCAGCCTCGGCGCCGAGCAGCAGCTCGATGCCGCGCAGGTGACAGCGGCGCGCACCCAGATCCGCTCCTCCACCGCCGAGGCCGAGCGCGCCGACACCGACCGCCGCCGCTATGACACGCTGGTGGCGACCGGCGCGGTGGCGCGGCGCGATGCCGACACCTATCGCACCACGGCGGTCTCCGCCGAGCAGGCCGCCGCGCGCAGTGCCGCCTTGCTGGCGGTGGCGCAGCGCAGCTCCGGCGTGACTTCGGCCAAGCGCCCCGGCCTGCAGGCCGCGCTGGACAAGGCGCTGGCCGGGCAGCAGCAGGCGCAGGCCGCGCTTGATCTGGCGCGGCAGGATCAGGGCCATACGCTGATCCGCGCGGCGCTCGATGGCACGGTGGGCAACCGGCAGGTGCGGGTGGGCGATTATGTGCAGCCCGGATCGCGTTTGCTGACTTTGGTGCCGATGAATGCGCTCTACGTCACCGCCAATTTCAAGGAGACGCAGATGCGCCATATGCGCGTCGGGCAAAGCGTGACCATCGCGGTCGATGCGCTGGGCCATGGGCTGAAAGGCACGGTGGAGAGCATCGCGCCGGGGTCGGGCTCCAGCTTCTCGCTGCTGCCTTTCGAGCCGGGGACGGGCAATTTCACCAAGATCGTGCAGCGCGTGCCGGTGCGCATCCGCTTCGATGCGTCGCAGGCCGGGGCAGACCTGCTGCGGCCCGGTCTTTCGGTAACGGCCAAAGTGCGGGTGGGCGAGTGA
- a CDS encoding multidrug efflux SMR transporter: MPWLSLMIAGLLEVVWASTMKQSQGFSRLWPSVITVVAVMASFGLLSWSMRSLPLGTAYTVWTGIGALGAFVVGVALLGEALTAMRVTAALLILSGLVLMKLSGGD, encoded by the coding sequence ATGCCATGGTTAAGTCTGATGATCGCCGGTCTGCTCGAAGTCGTCTGGGCCAGCACAATGAAGCAATCGCAGGGGTTTTCGCGGCTCTGGCCCAGCGTCATCACCGTGGTCGCGGTGATGGCCAGCTTTGGCCTGCTGTCATGGTCGATGCGCTCGCTGCCGCTGGGCACGGCCTATACCGTGTGGACCGGCATCGGCGCGCTGGGCGCCTTTGTGGTGGGCGTCGCCCTGCTGGGCGAGGCGCTGACCGCCATGCGCGTGACCGCCGCGCTGCTGATCCTTTCCGGGCTGGTGCTGATGAAGCTGTCGGGCGGGGATTGA
- a CDS encoding carbon-nitrogen hydrolase family protein, with translation MSTKPKLIIRKARLKDSHAIAALSERVYGHAGSMTEEQIRAQINKFPDGQLVAEYEGEIAGHCATFIISESVALKPHSWFEITGNGYASRHDPDGDVLYGMEVCVDAKFRRLRIGQRFYRVRRELCEHFELKGIAFGGRMPGYARRRREFPDPKDYLEAVQNKRVRDTVINFQMAQGYEPLRVLKDYLPVDHESMGHGILMYWANPLAPQAVNTRTLAPHGRLPASVRIATVQFQMRRINAIEEFEEQVEYFVDVAADYKADFVLFPELFTLQLLSIDNGKLSPIEAIRKVAAYKDRFCAFMERLAVSYNINIIGGSHPTQIERAPGKEDEIRNVSYVFLRDGATFAQEKLHPTPSEARWWNIKGGYGANAIQTDCGPIGVMICYDSEFPELARHLVDQGALMLFVPFCTDERRGYLRVRYCCHARAVENQCYVAMSGVVGNLPNVEAMDIHYAESAILTPSDFPFARDGVAADTAPNTETIAIADVSLADLLKSRQSGAVQNLKDRRFDLYRVHWKKQRAPKVTA, from the coding sequence GTGTCGACCAAACCCAAGCTGATCATCCGCAAGGCCCGGCTGAAGGACAGCCATGCCATCGCCGCTTTGTCCGAACGGGTCTATGGCCATGCGGGATCGATGACGGAAGAACAGATCCGCGCCCAAATCAACAAGTTCCCCGATGGCCAATTGGTCGCCGAATATGAGGGCGAGATCGCTGGGCACTGCGCGACCTTCATCATCTCCGAAAGCGTGGCGCTCAAGCCGCATAGCTGGTTCGAGATCACCGGCAACGGCTATGCCTCGCGCCATGATCCCGATGGCGATGTGCTCTACGGCATGGAGGTCTGCGTCGATGCCAAATTCCGCCGGTTACGCATCGGCCAGCGTTTCTACCGCGTGCGCCGCGAATTGTGCGAGCATTTCGAGCTGAAGGGCATCGCCTTTGGTGGGCGCATGCCCGGCTATGCCCGGCGGCGCCGCGAATTTCCCGACCCCAAGGATTATCTGGAGGCGGTGCAGAACAAGCGCGTCCGCGACACGGTCATCAACTTCCAGATGGCCCAGGGCTATGAGCCGCTGCGCGTGCTGAAGGACTATCTGCCCGTCGACCATGAAAGCATGGGCCACGGCATTCTGATGTATTGGGCCAATCCGCTGGCGCCTCAGGCGGTCAACACGCGGACCTTGGCGCCGCATGGGCGCCTGCCCGCCAGCGTGCGCATCGCCACGGTGCAGTTCCAGATGCGCCGCATCAACGCCATCGAGGAGTTCGAGGAGCAGGTCGAATATTTCGTCGACGTCGCCGCCGATTACAAGGCGGACTTCGTGCTGTTTCCCGAGCTGTTCACGCTGCAACTGCTCTCCATCGACAATGGCAAGCTTTCCCCCATCGAGGCGATCCGCAAGGTGGCGGCCTATAAGGACCGCTTCTGCGCCTTCATGGAAAGGCTGGCGGTCAGCTACAACATCAACATCATCGGCGGATCGCATCCCACCCAGATCGAACGCGCCCCCGGCAAGGAGGATGAGATCCGCAATGTCAGCTATGTCTTCCTGCGCGACGGGGCGACCTTCGCTCAGGAAAAGCTGCATCCCACCCCCTCCGAAGCGCGCTGGTGGAACATCAAGGGCGGTTACGGCGCCAATGCGATCCAGACCGATTGCGGCCCCATCGGCGTGATGATCTGCTACGATTCGGAATTTCCCGAGCTGGCGCGCCATCTGGTCGATCAGGGCGCGCTGATGCTCTTCGTGCCCTTCTGCACCGATGAGCGGCGCGGCTATCTGCGGGTGCGCTATTGCTGCCATGCCCGCGCGGTGGAGAACCAGTGCTATGTCGCCATGTCGGGCGTGGTGGGCAATCTGCCCAATGTCGAGGCGATGGATATCCATTACGCCGAAAGCGCGATCCTGACGCCCTCGGACTTCCCCTTCGCCCGCGATGGCGTGGCGGCCGACACCGCGCCCAACACCGAGACCATCGCGATTGCCGATGTCTCGCTGGCCGATCTGCTGAAAAGCCGCCAGTCGGGCGCGGTGCAGAATTTGAAGGACCGCCGCTTCGATCTCTATCGCGTGCACTGGAAGAAGCAGCGCGCGCCCAAGGTTACGGCCTGA
- a CDS encoding PspA/IM30 family protein: MTEPIFQRVGRIISATLEDAVDKLESAGSGSILRETVREVDRGIAQFQAERDDVQARLAQLARQQEQLRAEAAQLTEKARFALAEGREDLAEAALARQIDLEAQAEALKAKAEALAKHEAEIAEGLGTLKARKVQMEQEKEAFLAQRLDQALAGQGVPKAESDRRQELNSAQQAFERIVSAAGAAPAPVDQIAEIDAMQKRAEVAARLAALK; this comes from the coding sequence ATGACCGAGCCGATTTTTCAGCGCGTTGGGCGGATTATTTCAGCCACTTTGGAAGATGCCGTCGACAAGCTCGAAAGCGCGGGCAGCGGCAGCATCCTGCGCGAGACCGTGCGTGAGGTCGATCGCGGCATCGCCCAGTTTCAGGCCGAGCGTGATGATGTGCAGGCCCGCCTCGCGCAGCTTGCCCGCCAGCAGGAGCAGCTTCGCGCCGAGGCCGCGCAACTGACGGAGAAGGCGCGTTTCGCGCTGGCCGAGGGGCGTGAGGATCTGGCCGAGGCGGCGCTCGCCCGGCAGATCGATCTGGAGGCGCAGGCCGAAGCCCTCAAGGCCAAGGCCGAGGCGCTGGCCAAGCATGAGGCCGAGATCGCCGAAGGGCTGGGCACGCTCAAGGCCCGCAAGGTGCAGATGGAGCAGGAGAAGGAAGCGTTTCTGGCCCAGCGCCTCGATCAGGCGCTGGCCGGGCAGGGTGTTCCCAAGGCCGAGAGCGACCGCCGTCAGGAGCTGAACAGCGCTCAGCAGGCTTTCGAGCGGATCGTCTCGGCTGCCGGTGCCGCGCCCGCTCCGGTCGACCAGATCGCCGAGATCGATGCCATGCAGAAGCGCGCCGAGGTGGCCGCGCGTCTGGCCGCCCTGAAGTAA
- a CDS encoding MipA/OmpV family protein encodes MPIALFLAGAMMAATPLAAQAQTAPASPPESATPPESPPPAPEKNVLEGDFLTVGGGLIYGPSYEGSNDYIAQPIPAMLGRIGGVTISPRSGGLALDVIPDPKGAKVGFSFGPTATYSANRDRHIVDPVVRAAGRLDADIAVGASAGVSVYRVLDAYDSVSASVDVKWDVRGPTGGMQISPSLNYITPLSKKLIATISISAKHVNRDYANYYYSVSGQQSLASGLPLYQARGGWASVGGTLIMGYSLAGDLRKGGFSLVGIAGYTRLLNDARDNPYTAIRGTPAQFVAGGGIAYTF; translated from the coding sequence ATGCCTATTGCCTTGTTTCTGGCCGGAGCGATGATGGCCGCCACGCCGCTGGCCGCGCAGGCGCAGACCGCCCCGGCGTCTCCCCCTGAAAGCGCCACGCCGCCTGAAAGCCCCCCGCCAGCGCCTGAAAAGAACGTGCTGGAGGGCGATTTCCTCACCGTGGGCGGCGGGCTGATCTATGGGCCCAGCTATGAAGGCTCGAACGATTACATCGCCCAGCCCATCCCCGCCATGCTGGGGCGGATCGGCGGGGTGACGATCAGCCCGCGCTCGGGCGGTCTCGCGCTCGATGTCATTCCCGATCCCAAGGGCGCCAAGGTGGGCTTTTCCTTCGGCCCCACCGCCACCTATTCGGCCAACCGCGACCGGCATATCGTCGACCCCGTGGTGCGCGCCGCCGGGCGGCTCGATGCCGATATCGCGGTGGGAGCCAGCGCGGGCGTGTCGGTCTATCGCGTGCTCGACGCCTATGACAGCGTCTCGGCCTCGGTCGATGTGAAATGGGATGTGCGCGGGCCAACGGGGGGCATGCAGATCTCGCCCTCGCTCAACTACATCACCCCGCTCAGCAAGAAGCTGATCGCCACCATCTCGATCTCGGCCAAGCATGTGAACCGGGATTACGCCAATTATTACTATTCGGTCTCGGGGCAGCAAAGCCTGGCGAGCGGGCTGCCGCTCTATCAGGCGCGCGGCGGCTGGGCCAGCGTGGGAGGGACGCTGATCATGGGCTATTCGCTTGCGGGCGATCTGCGCAAGGGCGGCTTCTCGCTGGTGGGGATCGCGGGCTACACGCGGCTGCTGAACGATGCGCGCGACAATCCCTACACCGCCATTCGCGGCACGCCCGCGCAATTCGTGGCGGGCGGCGGGATCGCGTATACGTTTTGA
- a CDS encoding NAD(P)H-dependent oxidoreductase: MTPTKLLHLDSSILGDNSASRAISAAAVERLRELHPGVEVTHRDLAAAPIDHLTLEAYGQLAEGEDLREFLEADIVVIGAGFYNFTIPTQLKAWLDRIVVRGTTFSYDENGVKGLVAGKRVVVALARGNVYHSGSPFAAYEHGETLLRTILGFIGLGDAQYIIAEGIGRGDDARKAAIEGAVAEARQLTAGEPVTA; this comes from the coding sequence ATGACACCGACCAAGCTTCTTCATCTCGATTCCAGCATCCTTGGCGACAATTCGGCCAGCCGGGCCATCTCGGCGGCGGCGGTCGAAAGGCTGCGCGAGTTGCATCCCGGCGTTGAGGTCACCCATCGCGATCTGGCCGCGGCGCCGATCGATCACCTGACGCTGGAGGCCTATGGCCAGCTTGCCGAGGGCGAAGACCTGCGCGAATTCCTCGAGGCCGATATCGTGGTGATCGGCGCGGGCTTCTACAATTTCACCATTCCGACGCAGTTGAAGGCTTGGCTCGACCGCATCGTCGTGCGGGGCACCACCTTCTCCTATGACGAGAACGGGGTGAAGGGCCTTGTCGCGGGCAAGCGGGTGGTGGTCGCGCTGGCGCGGGGCAATGTCTATCACAGCGGCTCGCCCTTTGCGGCCTATGAGCACGGCGAGACGCTGCTGCGCACGATCCTGGGCTTTATCGGTCTGGGTGATGCGCAATACATCATCGCCGAGGGCATCGGGCGCGGCGATGACGCCCGCAAGGCCGCCATCGAGGGCGCGGTTGCCGAGGCGCGCCAGCTCACCGCCGGCGAGCCGGTCACGGCCTGA
- a CDS encoding helix-turn-helix domain-containing protein: MDMPTPDLPTMPEQPGISAECRRMNSILSIVGDKWTVMIVMVLVEGPQRFNAIKRIIGGISQQMLTRTLKALERDGMVSRTVHPTVPPQVEYALTPLGHSLAVPVRALGAWARGHMEEIDGHRIRYDTRDLAG, from the coding sequence ATGGATATGCCCACCCCCGATCTCCCCACCATGCCCGAGCAACCCGGCATCAGCGCCGAATGCCGCAGGATGAACAGCATCCTGAGCATTGTGGGCGACAAATGGACGGTGATGATCGTCATGGTGCTGGTCGAGGGGCCCCAACGCTTCAACGCGATAAAGCGCATCATCGGCGGCATCTCGCAGCAGATGCTGACCCGCACCCTCAAAGCACTCGAACGCGACGGCATGGTCAGCCGTACAGTGCACCCCACCGTGCCGCCTCAGGTGGAGTATGCGCTCACCCCGCTGGGCCATTCGCTGGCGGTGCCGGTGCGCGCTCTGGGCGCCTGGGCGCGCGGCCATATGGAGGAAATCGACGGCCATCGCATCCGATATGACACGCGCGACCTAGCGGGTTAG
- a CDS encoding LacI family DNA-binding transcriptional regulator: MPADRRMRATCYDVAERAGVSQSTVSRALAGHSSVSEGTRNRVALIARSMGYQIDSVAAAVRTGRIDTIAVVVLARESGPPEHCNPFHHNLLATICQAASARGLETLVSFQSRPDTLRGNYEVARKAMGAIVIGTSENREAWRYFRQIAKSGANIVGWGTPHADMRWVRADNAEGGRLAARHLLDAGCRNIAFLGAGRHAPPQFSERFTACQALLAEEGLELLRLPMPKGASRHDQGFRAGQALLAQHPDCDGVIAANDSLALGLQNALRPSGALERIALIGFDGSYEARHAVPPIPSVAPDFQEAGALLLDALMNKGRDAGKEPPRPSVHVVTHL; encoded by the coding sequence ATGCCTGCCGATCGCCGCATGCGCGCGACCTGCTATGATGTGGCCGAAAGGGCGGGCGTCAGCCAGTCGACCGTTTCGCGCGCGCTGGCCGGGCATTCCTCGGTGTCGGAAGGCACGCGCAACCGCGTCGCGCTGATCGCGCGGAGCATGGGCTATCAGATCGACAGCGTGGCCGCCGCCGTGCGTACCGGCCGCATCGACACCATCGCGGTGGTGGTGCTGGCGCGCGAAAGCGGCCCGCCCGAACATTGCAACCCCTTCCACCACAATCTGCTGGCCACCATCTGCCAGGCGGCGTCAGCGCGCGGGCTGGAAACGCTGGTCTCCTTCCAGAGCCGCCCCGACACGCTGCGCGGCAATTACGAGGTGGCGCGCAAGGCGATGGGCGCCATCGTGATCGGCACCAGCGAAAACCGCGAGGCATGGCGCTATTTCCGCCAGATCGCCAAAAGCGGCGCCAACATCGTGGGCTGGGGCACGCCGCATGCCGACATGCGCTGGGTCCGCGCCGACAATGCCGAGGGCGGGCGCCTGGCCGCGCGCCATCTGCTCGACGCCGGCTGCCGCAACATCGCCTTTCTGGGCGCCGGGCGCCATGCTCCCCCGCAGTTTTCCGAGCGTTTCACCGCCTGCCAGGCGCTGCTGGCGGAAGAGGGGCTGGAGCTGCTGCGCCTGCCCATGCCCAAGGGCGCCTCGCGCCACGATCAGGGCTTCAGGGCGGGTCAGGCCCTGCTGGCACAGCATCCCGACTGCGACGGCGTGATCGCCGCCAATGACAGTCTGGCGCTGGGGCTACAGAATGCGCTGCGTCCTTCCGGCGCGCTCGAGCGGATCGCGCTGATCGGCTTCGACGGTTCCTATGAGGCGCGCCATGCCGTGCCGCCGATCCCCTCGGTCGCGCCCGATTTTCAGGAGGCCGGGGCGCTGCTGCTCGATGCGCTGATGAACAAGGGCCGCGATGCCGGGAAAGAACCGCCGCGCCCCTCGGTGCATGTTGTTACGCATCTTTGA
- a CDS encoding GGDEF domain-containing protein, with translation MSVLALAFFGVASTSLLLAIALYGAYLRFGRERHATYWASAFALIALDHTLMALRLLVPGDHTAMNLASCTASLVGSTLVLLGFRERSGLRDQRWILASLALLVLGCGVLVVRYPDRPVHHPVVTTYVVAMLFFSIRALRQGPEREMAEGRITLAMMSLFMGFFGLLTVLGLMTDPWGAGAAEIYHAVYVLGVPASLTGIGLFALFLLAEDLAHGIRHLAIVDPLTGLLNRRGFDEAARRVKAQCRRSGMPVCVAVADLDNFKSINDRFGHKAGDMVLSEFARRLRANVRAGDLVSRAGGEEFVLLLPGVDLDEVGDLLNRLRVALAEEGPHTGLGLAMPTVSFGAVEIGAHDMLASGIERADLALYEAKRDGRDCVRLALA, from the coding sequence ATGAGTGTTCTTGCCCTCGCGTTTTTTGGCGTTGCCAGCACCAGCCTGCTGTTGGCCATCGCTCTTTACGGCGCCTATCTGCGCTTCGGGCGGGAGCGTCATGCCACCTATTGGGCCAGCGCCTTCGCGCTGATCGCGCTGGATCACACGCTGATGGCGCTGCGCCTGCTGGTGCCGGGCGACCATACGGCGATGAATCTGGCCTCCTGCACCGCATCGCTGGTGGGCTCCACCCTGGTGCTGCTGGGCTTTCGCGAGCGCAGCGGGCTGCGGGACCAGCGCTGGATTCTGGCCTCTCTCGCGCTGCTGGTGCTGGGCTGCGGCGTGCTGGTGGTGCGCTATCCCGACCGGCCGGTGCATCATCCCGTGGTCACCACCTATGTGGTGGCGATGCTGTTCTTCTCGATCCGCGCCCTGCGCCAGGGCCCGGAGCGCGAAATGGCCGAGGGGCGCATCACTCTGGCGATGATGAGCCTGTTCATGGGCTTCTTCGGCCTGCTGACCGTGCTGGGGCTGATGACCGACCCATGGGGGGCGGGCGCCGCCGAGATTTACCATGCCGTCTATGTGCTGGGCGTGCCCGCCAGCCTGACCGGCATCGGCCTGTTCGCGCTGTTCCTGCTGGCCGAGGATCTGGCCCATGGCATCCGCCATCTGGCCATCGTCGATCCGCTGACGGGCCTGCTCAACCGGCGCGGCTTCGATGAGGCGGCGCGGCGGGTTAAGGCGCAGTGCCGGCGCAGCGGCATGCCGGTCTGCGTGGCGGTGGCCGATCTCGACAATTTCAAGTCGATCAACGACCGTTTCGGCCACAAGGCGGGCGATATGGTGCTCAGCGAATTTGCCCGCCGGTTGCGCGCCAATGTGCGGGCGGGCGATCTGGTCTCACGCGCGGGGGGCGAGGAGTTCGTGCTGCTGCTGCCCGGCGTCGATCTGGATGAGGTGGGGGATCTGCTCAACCGCCTGCGGGTGGCGCTGGCCGAGGAGGGGCCGCATACCGGGCTGGGGCTGGCCATGCCCACCGTCAGCTTCGGCGCGGTGGAGATCGGCGCGCATGACATGCTGGCCTCCGGCATCGAGCGGGCCGATCTGGCGCTCTATGAGGCCAAGCGTGACGGGCGCGATTGCGTGCGGCTGGCTTTGGCTTGA
- a CDS encoding LysR family transcriptional regulator, with product MAKASTGLTEYEAVAAVARLGSFRAAATELGMSTSALSHAVAALEARLGVRLFNRTTRSVSATDAGEQFIARIAPALAAIGGAIEGINSHRDTPTGMLRINTSAGAARMILTPVILDFLRRYPDMQVTLVTEGRLVDIVGQGFDAGVRIAEAVPQDMIAVPIGGEIRMLVVGTPAYLAAHGRPLVPADLHRHQCIRARMASGGIWRWEFEKRGEKVEVDVQGALTLDEMTVMLEAALEGVGLAYLSEWSVREAIAAGRLVPVLEDWCPPYPGLCLYYPGRRHVPAGLRALIDLIREKNRGFL from the coding sequence ATGGCAAAGGCCTCGACCGGACTGACCGAATATGAGGCCGTCGCCGCCGTCGCCCGGCTGGGCAGCTTCCGCGCGGCGGCGACCGAGCTGGGCATGTCCACCTCGGCGCTCAGCCATGCGGTGGCGGCGCTGGAGGCGCGGCTGGGCGTGCGCCTGTTCAACCGCACCACCCGCAGCGTTTCGGCCACCGATGCGGGCGAGCAGTTCATCGCCCGCATCGCCCCCGCGCTGGCCGCGATCGGCGGCGCCATCGAGGGTATCAACAGCCATCGCGACACGCCCACCGGCATGCTGCGGATCAACACCTCGGCGGGCGCGGCGCGGATGATCCTGACGCCGGTTATCCTCGATTTCCTGCGCCGCTATCCCGATATGCAGGTCACGCTGGTCACCGAGGGGCGGCTGGTCGATATCGTCGGGCAGGGTTTCGACGCCGGGGTCCGCATCGCCGAGGCGGTGCCTCAGGACATGATCGCCGTGCCCATCGGGGGCGAGATCCGCATGCTGGTGGTGGGGACGCCCGCCTATCTGGCGGCGCATGGCCGCCCGCTGGTGCCCGCCGATCTGCACCGCCACCAGTGCATCCGCGCCCGCATGGCCAGCGGCGGCATCTGGCGCTGGGAGTTCGAGAAGCGCGGCGAGAAGGTCGAGGTCGATGTGCAGGGCGCGCTGACGCTCGACGAGATGACGGTGATGCTGGAGGCGGCGCTGGAGGGCGTGGGGCTGGCCTATCTGAGCGAATGGTCGGTGCGCGAGGCCATCGCGGCGGGGCGGCTGGTGCCGGTGCTGGAGGATTGGTGCCCGCCCTATCCGGGGCTGTGTCTTTACTATCCGGGGCGGCGCCATGTGCCCGCCGGTCTGCGGGCGCTGATCGATCTGATCCGCGAGAAGAACCGGGGGTTTCTTTGA